The genomic DNA AAGTAATTAATTTGTTACCCACGATAtgactttcttctttgttgttcttcCTACTCAGTTTTTAAGCTGTGGTTTATTCGCAAAGCTAAACTggaatttgttttggtttaatttattcaaattttcaGGTTGAAGCAGATCCTGCTATAATCAAGACCACGAAGCCGTTGAAGAAAGGTAAGAAAATTAGGTTTCTTTTATGTTGCTCTCTCTTTACTACTATATGAGTGAATATATGACTTGTGCAGTTTTGCTCCTATGGCTGAGGAAATAAGTTATTTAATTACTTACATATATGATATGTGTTCTTGTGTTTTTGGGTATATGTGGTTATAGGGgggaaaataataatgatttgtGAATATTggttcttttttgtttgctgGTGTTCTTTTAAGGTAAGAGAGAGGCAGAAGATGATTTGGAGACCAAAGTAAAactgaagaagcaaaagaaaaatcaaaagaaagaatctGAGAACAAGGTTAAATATTCGGAGGAATCCTAATGTTCTTGAGAGAGTACTGATTAAATTCAGTCTTTCTCAGTTATTTATTCTCTTACATACTGTTTTAATGGCTAGTTATGTACCAGGAGACAATGGACTTTCTTCAGCTGATGGAAGCAAAGATGGATTTGTTAATTACAAAAGTGGATTTGTTGACCTCAAAGGTGGATTCGTTGGCGACCACTGCAGATCTACAAGAGATTTTGACCTCACTGAAGGTTTTAACTTATGTGAATTCAACTTTATATAAGTTCTATATGTTGTTTATATTGTAGTATTGTTCATGTTCAATTAGTAGTTATGCATACTTTCCTAACATTAATTTCAGGAAGTTGTTGAAACCAATGGTTCTTTGACGGCGAAAGCAGAGAGCAGTTCGTCTGAGGATGAATCAGAAGATGATTCTCAGGATGACAAGGTGATACTTTATACTTCTGATGAGGTACACACTCAACACggatttttgtttaaaaacaaCTTAGAGCGACATTTACAAACTTAATTGTGTTTGCTAATGGAGAAAAATAGGAGCCTTCAAAGGATCCTGTTaaagattcttcttcatcttctgacTCATCCTCAGAAGATGATTCTCAGGATGACAAGGTGATACTTTATATCTCATTCTTGTTGtgtcttacttttttttttttgatcccTAATTTTGCATATGTCCTTTGTTTACTAGGCATCAAATGTAAACTTGCTACGACAGAAGGCAGCGCCGCCTACTAGCAAGGCTGCAAGCAGTTCATATTTAGCAGTAAAAGACTCTGATGAAGAGGCTGCTGAGAATGGCAATATAGCTGCATTCACTCCTCCACAAAGCAGGTGAATTGATTTTTCGATGTTTGCGAGATTTGTTTACGTACGCAAGATATTCTTGTGTTGATAATGTTTTCTCTTGAAAGTACTGATACTTGTGGTGTGGCAGTGTCCAAACTATTTACGTTGAAGGATTTGGCTCTTCCCTTCCGGAGGATGATATCAAGACCGCATTAAGTGAACATTTCAGTACATGTGGAGAGATCACAAGGGTTTTTGTTCCAACAAGCTTTCTAACCGGTTCTGTCAAAGGGTTTGTTACTTCCTTTTCAAGTTTGTGACAACTTATAAGTTAAAAGCTTTTAACTATATGATATAATAAGCTAcgttgtatttttcttttacagatTTGCTTACATTGATCTAAAAGAAGACGCAAAGAAGGCGTTGGAACTTAATGGTAGTGTTATGATTGGAAAGGAACTTGTAGTTAAGAAGGCTCTAATTATGAGAGATCCCTACACTGGCCATTCTGGTAGTAATCTTGGTTCAGGCGGACGATTTGGCGGACGTTTTGGCAGTGTTGGCGGCCGATATGGTGGTGGTCGCTGTGGAGGTTTTGGCATGTGTAGACGCTGTTGACGCTTTTGTTGTGCAGGCAAATTAAGCAGACTACCACCTTCATCGACATAAAGGCCAACGACAGCTAATGTTGTTCTTCTTTGTCGGCCATTGACGACCAATTTTCCGAAgtattttttcttattagagAAAAGTTATTAAACCTTTTGAGTTTGAAACTACTATACATCTTTGATCTTTCTATATAATTCATCTTTCCAAACCTTTCTTCCAACTTTAGACCCCGTTGTCTCTGCGACTCAAACCCATAAAATTATTGTCTCCAACTTTAGATTACTCTTGAATCAGTCGCTAGGCATGTTGTGGTAGGGCTGTAACCATGAGCCTAGATGATCCCAACACATGAAATCAAGCATGTAGCCCATTTAATAAGCTCTGCGTGATCGCGACTAAGTGGAGGAGATCATTATAATTGGACCAACTAGATTTTAATTCGTGGTAACCgcagaatttttaaaaactatgtttaaaacatttcaaattatatttatttattaatttgtttgttttatatagtGCTTAAGATTGTATAAATGTACAGTATTTGGATTgctaattttaaaacttaaccTGCGGTatactacaaaataaattaattttacttaaccgtaatttaatcaacttaattaaatatgtttaatattctattatcacctttttaataaaacagaagtacacgACTTCAAATTGGTAGACCATATAATATTAAGATAggttataactaaaattaattatttgataggttatatagattaattatttgataggttatatagatttaggattagctcttaaaaatatattctaaaaaataaaatagaatctCCAAAGAATATTAACTAACCATATATAggcaaaaaaatctcagaaattaatcactcttccgCAGATTGCAAGTGATTTccgattatactaaaaaataaaatcttactttattttatcagaaaattttgactaagtaacgggtcaaaattttaatattaaattcatttcatatatctcttttgttgaattgtatagttttatatactataataaaaaatttaaataatttaatttggaatctttaGAAATAGTTTAAtctgatatttttaagaatatcataaatatatgatagaacaaaaagttaaaaattataaacactcgaATTTGATTGTTATAGCACGGATCAATAATacgtcactataatatgaaaaatttttcaagaaatatgatttcttgctagagcacggttaaaatttcaaaaatatgatttcttagattaaatttaagtttggaataatgttgtttggtaggCTTTCTCGGTCACGATGATTTTGACAATCATACGTTACATATTTGGTTCTAAAATTAGTATGTGTTATACTATAGGTTAaatcatagaattaacaatcaaaatacaatatatgattttaaatactaaacaaatcaaataaaattaacaaagaaaaattaattttttatcacacaacttaaTCCGCGTTATACcgcgggtcaaaatctagatatattagaatatatcttacaaaatagatgttattttcataagtcatattcaatatatgattttatggcATAATGttccatccaaaaaaactttgaaaacaaataaaataatcacatatacgatgttttaaataaaaattaccaaataaacaaattgaaagaatttcaacccgtgctctagcacgggtcatatTCTAGTTAATGATTCATACATGGTGTAATAGTTaatgataatttaaaatttatattaatattaaaataaaccgTTCCgccatataagtatataaccatGTTCGTGATACTTTTTTAacaagtataaatatttataatattttgaactttttgaaatttaaaatttattatatcttGAATAACTAACGGTTCATCTAAAAAGGGAGACAAATAACTGAATAAAAttgattacaaaattataaatttagttGCTTGATATAATTAATTCTGGAgattttattctatttcttTAATTGCCTAACAATATAAATGGTTATGTAAATATACTCTATCATGCTTATTTAATAGAGAAAGATTTTGCTAAagattttatcaaaatttttatttctttaaattttattattctttttagaaacactaacaaagctgtttactgcttctaagcaatgttttgtcggttttagcttgttttgggacgaaatgggtataagtgttgtctaaacacttctaATTCATCtctaactcttataattagttaaattcattggattgtgaCACATTTTGATACTAGAAACAGTAAGAATGGTGTTTACTGCTTCTAAACAACATTTTgccagttttagcctgttttgtcggttttagtctgttttgggacgaaatgggtataaatgttgtctaaacactctttATACATCcctaactcttataattagtcaaatacactAGATTGTGAcaaattttgaccctagaaacactaaccaagctgtttactgcttctaagAAACGTTTTGATGCAGGAGCATAATCGttaggattttaattaatttagcttttatttattaattcttgattATGTCAATTTCTATTGGTTTTCCATTCTAGGTTAGGGTTTTGCTAGCTTTGTTTTACTAAATAAACAACTTTAGTTGTAACCTATCGAGGATATCTTATTATTCTTATCAATAAAGTTTTAGAGTttatctcttttatcttttctggTGGATTCCAGAACCCTTTTCTGGTGAATTGCAGAGTTTTATCCTTTGAGTTTGTCGCTTGCAAACTCGTTTTTCAAATAGGTTTAGCGCTTGCCTTACCTAGGATTTTCCGCTGCATTACGTTTtgtcggttttagcctgttttggaacaaaatgggtataattaagtgttgtctaaacactcataCTCCATCtctaactcttataattagtctaatgcattggattgtgacatattttaaccctagaaacactaacaaaccaattttttgtcggttttagtctgttttgtgacgaaatgggtataagtgttgtatAAACACTCCTAGTTTTTGGTAGTTgttaatttagctttagatgattgtaagaattttaaaaataattttaaaatagaaattaacgtattaaagtaaaattttctctctaactaaaaatatttatatatttacttccaaaaatatatttacttacaaccaaatatttagatattcttttaatatttaatgttattgGATGATTTTTAAACCCACACATCGTGCAGGTCCTAATCTAGACATtctattaagtttttttgttttttttttgttaactcagaGTAATCCCCAAGCTTATGGAAGGCAGACTAATCTATGGGGAAGGTGCAGCCCACGGATAGAccatgtaatgaccctcaccaagagtagcaatctcaaaataaaagattgAGGAAAGGGGCTGGAAAAGACCTaagaaaggagaagaatgaAAATAAAGGAGAACGACCCAAAGAAGCCCGAGAAAATAATCGTGAGTCGGAGAATGGCCGAGCCAAGACCGGAGTAACCGGATGCACGACCGAGACCCTAAGACCGATCGGGAGGTAGAAGAGTTGGCCGAGAAGGTAGAGAAAATTCGTCGAAGAAATTTTTTGAGAAGGCCGAGAGAATTATCGAGGACTcgaggaagttgccgagtacCCGAGAGAATTGTCGAGGACTcgaggaagttgccgagtacCCGAGAGAATTATCGAGGACCCGAGGAAgatgccgagtactcgagagaattgtcgaggctcgaggaagttgccgagtactcgagagaaTTGTTGAGGCTcgaggaagttgccgagtacCCGAGAGAATTGTCGAGGCTCGAGGAAGATGCCGAGTAAccgagaaaattgtcgagagcCCGAGGAATTTGCCGATGACCCGAGAAAAATTGTCGAGACATCCGAGACGCATAGTCAAAGGTGCCGGACGAAGGATCGAGTATTTTGGGAAAATtattcttctctcaaaatttcGACCAATGGGAATTAAGGAAAGTGGGAGGTTAAATTAATTAAGGAGAAGTTAGTGggaggaattaaaaaaaattcaaggagATTAAGAGAGATAGTGGAGGATTAACTTAATCAAGGAGATTAAGGAAGATGGCGGAATCCTATTGGCCAAGAGCTAATGCTAAATCGCGATTAAGCATCATGCACTAATAGAAGTGTTTACATGCACTAATACAAAGAAGATTAGTTGCTTAATGGCAAGCATCCATTGGGGGTGAGATTCACGCAGCACATGCAAGGAGGGAGAGAGCCACTTGTCGAAATGCACTAAGGGAATGAAGAGAATTTGAAGCCTATAAATACAAGGTTTTCGACTTTATTTGGGTGTTTAGTCCAAAAACACTCAAAAACACTTAAGCTATTtcgagagagaaatagagagaattGTCGAGTGAGAGATCAAGAACGATCGAGAGGGAGATCGAAGGAGAAACGCTTGTATCAAGGAACGGTGTTGCTGTGATCAAAACGTTCGATAGAAGGAGCTCTTGCGATTGAAGGGAGTTGAATATAGACGCTATCGCAATCGAAGTTATCGAGGAGATAGGCGGTTTACGGTAAAGGGAAGCCGAGGGCGAGACGGTGATTGCGGTCGAAGAAGCGGAAGGCTGATCGACGCGAAGATTGTCTGATCGAGTGGTGCAGTGAAATCCGGGTAATCATCATCGACGCGTAAAGGTGAGTCTGTGGTAAGCATGTAGAGTCAATGCATGTTGTTGCGGTTGAAGTTTATTGCATGCATGATCGAAATTGGAGGAGTTTAACAGTAATAAGTCTTGCTTAAAAATTGGGTTTAAAAGTAATCATCATCGACGCGATTTGCATTATAAGGCATGATGTTGGTTAAAGATGGTTGCATGCATAATTTGGACTTAAGAGACTAAACGGTTTAAGCGGTTGGCTTGCATGCATAATTTGGACTCAAGAGATTAAACGGTTTAAGCGGTTGGCTTGCATGGATAATTGGACTTAAGAGACTAAATGGTTTAAGCGGTTGGCTTTCATGCATGAATTGGACTTAAGAGATTTAAGTGGTTAAAGCAATTGGACCTACATGCGTAAATTGGACTTAAGAATTTTAAAAGGGGAAAATCAGATGGATTGCATGCGTAAATGGACTTGTTGCATTCATTTTGCTTAAGTCTCTTAAGTGGGTTGCATGCACGTAAAATAATCTTAAGTTGCATGAAATAtatttcttgcttcttgttgattaatTCATGTGgtattcttgcttgatttcttgctaTGGTGCTCGATTCATCAAGGCTTGAATTATTGTTGTGTGATTTATCCTAGCTTGGtctcttgaattttgtttcttgagtcttagctAGAATAATGAGTCGATTTTTCTGTTCCAAATGTGGatgtcacgcgtgagttcccgacgaccactcacgCGGGGACATAGTTACGGTTGGCTAGCTACCATCAtaaccgctacatgacgatgtggCTATTTGTGGGTTTATGCCGGAGaactttgtggtctcggcatgggaaGTGTTGGAACGGAACAGACTATCGAAAGGGCCCTGGgtgtaaagagtctagagtattcaagtgtcccttgtttaTGTCTAGTTGTCTTTGCATGTTGCGTGTTGCGAGTTGTTTAAGAGTCTACGGTATTTTAAGTATCTAGACGACTTAGTAAGTCGTGTACGAGGTAAGAGTCTAAGGTTCAAGTAACCCTTGTTTCCTTAGATCGTCTTTCTCTTATGGTGGCAAGTATAGATTGTTCGAATGAAGTCATAGAGATCTAACCTCACTTGCATGTTATTGTTGGATTGCTTCCGCTATAGCTTTTGCtgcgttgctttgatgttaTTGCTAGCTTTGTAGCTTGCTAGCTTTCTTTGTTTGCCGGGGTAGTCGGCTTGGGAAAAATAGTATCCTGTTTAGGATAGAGGGGTACccagactcactgagtaatcttagattactcacgACTCTATTTttggtcttgcagggaagcctaagtgagtctagagccggagcaaacgttagggtaccggatagggttttcttgtgtttcgtgtaaaaccctatattttcttaaacgaATAAGTGTAAAgttttccgactatctttatatattgctttaataaCTTATTTACgatgaaatattttgttaaagtaatatatattcggttttcaggaaagcatggcaagttgcaacTGATACTCGGCCTagtccgggctaacacaacgcaccaggccgcgagggttgcaaagcctaagtaacctcggcTGCGGGTGGGATTatgctagggaggaccggtcgggaagtctgcagcttccgtccctcgaccggatcacctTGGCGCAATTCTACAAGTagcgtcccgtggctgtccgacagccttcgtggtcataggacggttcAGGGGCGTTACAGACCATCTCTCAGAGTATTCAAATGAACCGTTAGTGTAACACCCTCGAACCATTCTATAGATAGGACGGCCAAAGATGCTACGTGATGACGCTCGCAGACGGACAACCGAGGCTACCAAAACAATTCAGTCTCCCTAGTCATCCATACCACAAGGCCATCCCACTCGGACATGGGTCTAGGCTTGCCAACCCTTACCATGAACGAATGTTTGGGCGGTCCGGACTAGACCATAATCATTAAGAGCCAACTCCGAATGTAAAACATCTttattatacataatatatCAAGTACAGCGGAAATAGGTTACCAAAAGGCATACATTTTATTCGGACGGAGCTAATCTCCAAAACATTATTCTTACATATacttgaaaacatattttagaaaatggCAGAAAACCTACACTGGCTTTCCTAACGTCCAGCTTCCCCTCTAAAATATCCCTCTACTGGTCCGAATAAGATTACTCAATGAGTTCGGGATCTCTAATGTTAGTATGCCCCAACcccaaaaatcccaaaataacaATCAACACGCAGCAAGCAAtgcaaacaacaagcaaagtATACTACAATGAGTatacataaacaatataattaaatatgcCATTCTAATCTCCTAAGTTGGGCCCCTATCGAATACATGATCTCCCCGAGGCAATGCCCCCACCCCTAGACACAAAGTCTACAGAGGATATACATTCCTCAAGGCAATGCCCCCACCCCTAGACACAAAGTCTACAGAGGATATACATTTC from Camelina sativa cultivar DH55 chromosome 2, Cs, whole genome shotgun sequence includes the following:
- the LOC104720085 gene encoding nucleolin 1-like, which codes for MGKSSKKYTTKVEADPAIIKTTKPLKKGKREAEDDLETKVKLKKQKKNQKKESENKETMDFLQLMEAKMDLLITKVDLLTSKVDSLATTADLQEILTSLKEVVETNGSLTAKAESSSSEDESEDDSQDDKVILYTSDEEPSKDPVKDSSSSSDSSSEDDSQDDKASNVNLLRQKAAPPTSKAASSSYLAVKDSDEEAAENGNIAAFTPPQSSVQTIYVEGFGSSLPEDDIKTALSEHFSTCGEITRVFVPTSFLTGSVKGFAYIDLKEDAKKALELNGSVMIGKELVVKKALIMRDPYTGHSGSNLGSGGRFGGRFGSVGGRYGGGRCGGFGMCRRC